The proteins below are encoded in one region of Leptospira sp. WS4.C2:
- a CDS encoding ZIP family metal transporter: MLDSLMLWHPVVLALLATGFTWFCTAFGASFVFFFRTVPRPVFNAMLGFASGIMIAASFWSLLLPSIELTELAGNPAWLHVSIGFLSGGLSLYFLHKLLPHLHIGLEENRLEGGKSSFQRSLLLILAITLHNIPEGLAVGVAFGALGDGFTYEALVAAGVVAFGIGIQNIPEGAAVSIPLLREGFSARKSFWYGQLSGFVEPIGGLIGAALVFYVESLLPFALSFAAGAMIFVVVEELIPESHTGKETEMSTLGAMFGFVLMMALDVGLG; the protein is encoded by the coding sequence ATGTTAGACTCTCTTATGTTATGGCACCCGGTGGTTTTGGCTCTCCTTGCCACGGGGTTTACTTGGTTTTGTACTGCCTTTGGTGCCAGTTTTGTTTTTTTCTTTCGCACCGTACCAAGACCTGTCTTCAATGCGATGTTAGGTTTTGCGTCCGGGATTATGATCGCTGCCAGTTTTTGGTCGCTACTTTTACCCTCGATTGAACTGACTGAGCTCGCCGGAAATCCCGCTTGGCTTCATGTAAGTATTGGATTTTTGTCGGGTGGACTTTCTTTATATTTTCTGCACAAACTCCTTCCCCATCTTCATATCGGACTGGAAGAAAATCGATTGGAAGGAGGGAAGTCATCCTTCCAACGAAGTTTACTTTTAATACTTGCGATCACCCTCCATAATATTCCCGAAGGACTGGCGGTAGGTGTCGCCTTTGGAGCGCTTGGTGATGGATTTACCTACGAGGCACTGGTGGCAGCGGGAGTGGTTGCTTTCGGGATTGGAATCCAAAATATTCCAGAGGGAGCGGCAGTTTCCATCCCTTTATTACGAGAGGGTTTTAGTGCACGTAAGAGTTTTTGGTATGGACAACTTTCTGGATTTGTAGAACCGATCGGTGGGCTGATCGGAGCAGCACTTGTTTTTTATGTCGAAAGTTTACTTCCCTTTGCACTTTCTTTTGCTGCGGGGGCTATGATCTTTGTGGTTGTAGAAGAGTTGATTCCTGAATCTCATACTGGCAAAGAAACAGAAATGTCCACCCTCGGTGCGATGTTTGGATTTGTTCTTATGATGGCCCTCGATGTAGGACTTGGGTGA
- a CDS encoding amino acid--tRNA ligase-related protein has protein sequence MVSLSKDTLIFRSKVIRKVREILWRDGFLEVDSPTLKPIVGMEPYLDPFEVRSPDSREKGYLITSPEYSLKQMMAKGMTRIFELAHTYRSGEMGSEFHTKEFLMLELYAKGMNDTSLRHFIETFLRELIHSFGTEEDHKKTSHPDWIRHLSVADAFEQNVGHGFLREDLLRTIESKKLSNSPSSELVHWQFEDLFFLVFLNLVEPKLGEGIVFLYDYPPECAALARVVDGVAKRFEIYWDGLELANAFYELSDAKEQRNRFREEQELRAKLGKEVFAMDENFLHCLENGFPDCAGISIGMDRLLLKLSGKHGLGDISPYWMEV, from the coding sequence ATGGTCTCACTCTCAAAAGATACACTCATTTTTCGTTCCAAAGTCATCCGAAAGGTTCGTGAGATTTTATGGAGGGATGGTTTTTTGGAAGTCGATTCTCCTACCTTAAAACCCATTGTGGGGATGGAACCTTATTTGGATCCTTTTGAAGTGCGCTCCCCTGACTCACGTGAGAAAGGCTATCTTATCACTTCTCCTGAATACAGTTTGAAACAGATGATGGCAAAGGGAATGACTCGGATCTTTGAATTAGCACATACCTATAGGTCAGGTGAAATGGGAAGTGAATTTCATACCAAAGAGTTTCTTATGTTAGAACTTTATGCAAAAGGAATGAATGATACTTCCTTACGTCATTTTATAGAAACTTTTTTAAGAGAATTGATCCATAGTTTTGGAACCGAAGAGGATCACAAAAAAACATCCCACCCGGATTGGATTCGCCACCTTTCTGTGGCAGATGCCTTTGAACAAAATGTCGGGCATGGTTTCTTGCGAGAGGATTTGTTAAGAACCATTGAGTCAAAAAAACTATCAAATTCGCCATCTTCAGAACTTGTCCATTGGCAATTTGAGGATCTTTTCTTTTTGGTATTTTTAAATCTCGTGGAGCCAAAGTTAGGGGAAGGGATCGTTTTTTTATACGACTATCCCCCAGAATGTGCAGCCCTGGCAAGGGTAGTGGATGGGGTTGCGAAACGATTTGAAATCTATTGGGACGGGTTAGAACTTGCCAATGCTTTTTATGAACTGAGTGACGCCAAAGAACAACGGAATCGTTTTAGGGAAGAACAGGAATTACGTGCGAAGTTAGGTAAGGAAGTATTTGCGATGGATGAAAACTTTCTCCATTGTTTGGAAAATGGTTTTCCCGATTGCGCGGGGATATCGATTGGAATGGACCGGTTATTATTAAAACTTTCCGGTAAACACGGGCTAGGGGATATTAGCCCGTATTGGATGGAAGTTTAG
- a CDS encoding DUF4279 domain-containing protein: protein MESGTQREAKSWAMFAITGPRLKPLEVTEKLGIQPDYYHGADVKDIENMTIPSHWQLNSKLGPEFPLLDHIWDLLKTLAPVRKDLKEFTESYESTIYASVEFASEFTKGVVLDKRTMLLLGEMGVNLEIIPWNLDETP, encoded by the coding sequence ATGGAATCGGGAACACAAAGAGAAGCAAAATCGTGGGCAATGTTCGCCATCACAGGACCTAGGCTTAAGCCCCTGGAAGTGACGGAAAAACTAGGCATCCAACCGGACTATTATCACGGTGCGGATGTAAAAGACATCGAAAATATGACAATTCCGAGTCATTGGCAGCTCAATTCGAAGCTTGGACCGGAATTTCCGTTACTGGATCATATTTGGGATCTGCTGAAAACATTAGCACCTGTTCGCAAAGACCTAAAAGAATTTACGGAAAGTTATGAATCTACCATTTATGCTTCGGTGGAGTTTGCATCTGAGTTCACCAAAGGTGTGGTTCTCGACAAAAGGACTATGCTTTTGTTAGGTGAGATGGGAGTGAATTTGGAAATTATCCCCTGGAATCTCGATGAGACTCCCTAA
- a CDS encoding response regulator transcription factor, with amino-acid sequence MKNILVIEDDPDIGNLIRKSLDSAHYTTSVFENGEEGLKFYKSNHPDLVILDLSLPDIDGMEICRSIRKADESTPIFILSARTEEIDRIMGLELGADDYITKPFSVRELKTRVDVFFRRWDKKIGIKPNVGQAGEIIRGALKIDSIRRRVTLNENIINISRKEFDILQLLAGSPGKVFSREMILESVWGVEWDGFERMIDSHIKRIRSKLEKNSAQPEWIETIWGIGYRFTDNFENIVVPD; translated from the coding sequence ATGAAAAATATTTTGGTAATTGAGGACGATCCGGATATCGGCAACCTAATCCGGAAATCACTCGATTCTGCTCACTACACAACCTCCGTTTTTGAAAATGGCGAAGAAGGTTTGAAATTTTACAAGTCCAATCATCCTGATTTAGTGATTCTGGATCTCTCTCTCCCGGACATTGATGGTATGGAAATTTGCCGTAGCATTAGAAAGGCTGATGAAAGTACTCCGATTTTTATCCTTTCCGCAAGGACAGAAGAAATCGATCGCATCATGGGACTTGAGTTAGGTGCTGATGATTACATCACAAAACCATTTTCGGTGCGTGAACTCAAAACCCGAGTGGATGTTTTCTTTCGTAGATGGGATAAAAAAATTGGGATCAAACCCAATGTGGGCCAAGCCGGAGAAATTATCCGTGGGGCCCTTAAAATTGATTCCATTCGTCGTCGTGTCACTCTCAACGAAAACATCATCAATATTTCTAGAAAGGAATTTGACATCTTACAACTATTAGCTGGTTCACCTGGAAAAGTCTTTTCTCGCGAAATGATTTTGGAATCGGTTTGGGGTGTGGAGTGGGATGGTTTTGAAAGGATGATCGACAGTCATATCAAACGCATTCGTTCCAAACTAGAAAAAAATTCCGCACAACCAGAATGGATCGAAACCATTTGGGGAATCGGATATCGTTTCACTGATAACTTTGAGAACATTGTTGTTCCCGATTAA
- the cutA gene encoding divalent-cation tolerance protein CutA produces the protein MASDEILVFTTIGDRDMAEEQISDMLEQGIIVSGTIFPEVELVYLWEGKITVDTENKILFKARAEQYDAIEEYIKKHHPYIAPEIIRLDVSFGSPAYKAFVADKIKKNS, from the coding sequence ATGGCTTCAGATGAAATTTTAGTATTTACCACAATCGGCGACCGCGACATGGCCGAAGAACAAATCTCTGACATGTTAGAACAAGGAATCATTGTATCGGGAACTATTTTCCCTGAAGTGGAACTTGTTTATTTGTGGGAAGGAAAAATCACCGTTGATACAGAAAACAAAATCCTTTTCAAAGCAAGAGCGGAACAGTATGATGCGATAGAAGAATACATCAAAAAACACCATCCCTACATTGCTCCTGAAATCATTCGACTGGATGTGAGTTTTGGATCTCCCGCCTACAAGGCGTTTGTTGCCGATAAGATTAAAAAAAATAGTTGA
- a CDS encoding Uma2 family endonuclease — protein sequence MDVTIPKSEFELTQILNGVSFVTPSPLGFHQQILGKLFFQFQLCLQKESLGAIFTAPLDVVLEKGVNVVQPDLIYIKNQNLSIFDPNGHIHGVPDLLVEIISPGSISRDTVDKFAIYEKYGVSEYWIVFPEQKVVEVFVLKSGKYSLTCSTENTNGKIISSTFPNWQFGLEQLFS from the coding sequence ATGGATGTTACGATTCCGAAGTCTGAATTTGAACTCACTCAAATCCTGAATGGAGTATCTTTCGTGACACCAAGTCCACTTGGCTTCCACCAACAAATACTAGGAAAACTATTCTTTCAATTTCAACTCTGCTTACAAAAAGAATCGTTAGGTGCCATTTTCACCGCTCCCTTAGACGTGGTTTTGGAGAAGGGAGTCAATGTCGTCCAACCAGATCTGATCTACATCAAAAATCAAAATTTGTCAATCTTCGACCCGAATGGCCACATCCACGGTGTCCCGGACCTACTGGTTGAAATTATATCTCCAGGATCCATCTCTCGTGACACAGTGGATAAGTTTGCCATTTATGAAAAATATGGGGTTTCTGAGTACTGGATCGTCTTTCCCGAACAGAAAGTTGTCGAAGTATTTGTTTTAAAATCGGGAAAGTATTCTCTTACTTGTAGTACGGAAAATACAAATGGGAAGATTATTTCTTCTACATTCCCAAATTGGCAATTTGGATTAGAACAATTATTTTCGTAA
- a CDS encoding type II toxin-antitoxin system VapC family toxin produces the protein MNYLLDTHTYLWILYEPMNLSKKVLQIVENSENQIYLSVASIWEMIIKYKLGKLNLQNSPEKIISESLVVMDCKTLEITMGHTFRLSALPQLHKDPFDRILVCQANFEKMPILTKDPLIAQYKVNAIW, from the coding sequence TTGAATTATTTACTGGATACGCATACATATTTATGGATTTTATATGAACCAATGAATCTTTCAAAAAAGGTTCTACAGATAGTGGAAAATTCAGAAAATCAAATCTATCTCAGTGTTGCCAGTATATGGGAAATGATCATTAAATATAAACTTGGAAAACTTAATCTGCAGAATTCTCCTGAGAAGATCATTTCAGAATCATTAGTTGTAATGGATTGTAAAACCTTAGAAATAACAATGGGGCATACATTTAGACTTTCGGCACTACCTCAGTTGCACAAAGATCCGTTTGATCGTATTTTAGTTTGCCAAGCTAACTTTGAGAAGATGCCAATTCTCACAAAGGATCCACTCATCGCTCAATATAAAGTGAATGCCATTTGGTAA
- a CDS encoding type II toxin-antitoxin system Phd/YefM family antitoxin — protein MEYNIHDAKSNLSKLIVQALEGKEVVISKAGKPVVKLVRITSDKKIKRKMGMYEGKAKIEEGFFEPLPDEEISGFHF, from the coding sequence ATGGAATATAACATTCATGATGCGAAATCCAATCTTTCGAAGTTGATCGTACAGGCGCTAGAAGGAAAGGAAGTGGTGATCTCTAAAGCAGGAAAACCTGTTGTAAAGTTAGTTCGTATAACTTCTGATAAAAAAATAAAACGGAAGATGGGAATGTATGAGGGAAAAGCAAAAATCGAAGAAGGATTTTTTGAGCCTTTGCCGGATGAGGAAATCTCAGGATTTCACTTTTGA
- a CDS encoding helix-turn-helix transcriptional regulator, translated as MDLRRDVFQAIADPTRRAILLLVATQSMTAGNIASHFDSKRPTVSKHLQILTECELLAKEPNGREIYYHLNPNKMLEIAHFLAPFQKLWDDRFNKLESVMKKYQTKT; from the coding sequence ATGGATTTAAGAAGAGACGTATTCCAAGCAATTGCCGATCCCACAAGAAGAGCCATCCTCCTCCTCGTGGCAACCCAGTCTATGACAGCGGGAAATATTGCTTCCCACTTTGATAGCAAACGTCCAACCGTTTCCAAACATTTACAAATCCTTACCGAATGCGAGTTACTCGCCAAAGAACCAAATGGTCGGGAGATTTATTACCACTTAAATCCAAACAAAATGTTAGAAATCGCCCATTTCCTTGCGCCCTTCCAAAAACTTTGGGACGACCGGTTCAACAAACTAGAATCTGTGATGAAAAAGTACCAAACAAAAACATAA
- a CDS encoding SRPBCC domain-containing protein, whose protein sequence is MELKTKIIAEDGKQELTIEREFDLPVNLVFKAHTEPELIEQWMGNKVLKWEAKNHGGWIFETKNPEGVVLFRANGVLHDIVPNERFTRTFEMENTGFATQLEFFEFQKISENKSKLVMHIIYKSVEQRNQILKMPFAEGINRAHNRLEKVIKNKD, encoded by the coding sequence ATGGAACTCAAAACAAAAATCATAGCGGAAGACGGCAAACAAGAGTTAACGATCGAACGTGAGTTTGACTTACCTGTAAACTTAGTATTTAAGGCACACACAGAGCCAGAACTTATCGAACAATGGATGGGGAACAAAGTCTTAAAATGGGAAGCTAAAAACCATGGAGGTTGGATCTTTGAGACCAAAAATCCAGAAGGGGTTGTATTATTTCGAGCCAACGGAGTGTTACATGACATCGTTCCCAATGAAAGGTTTACAAGAACCTTTGAAATGGAAAACACAGGATTTGCCACCCAACTTGAATTTTTTGAATTTCAGAAGATATCTGAAAACAAAAGTAAACTCGTTATGCATATCATCTATAAGTCTGTAGAACAAAGAAACCAAATTCTGAAGATGCCTTTTGCCGAAGGAATCAATAGGGCTCACAATAGGTTAGAAAAAGTAATCAAAAACAAGGATTGA
- a CDS encoding YdeI family protein has protein sequence MDTNLKKTITNTPDSFFKDTKSWKKEFEILRKIALGSKLEEEIKWGQPCYTHNGQNVFLIHGFKEYCAILFFKGALLKDPKNILIQQTKNVQAARQIRFQSTSEITKLRTILKSYIKEAIQLELSGKKLERKPTIAFEVPEEFQKRLDTNQKLKTAFESLTPGRQRAYLLYFASAKKSETREQRIDKHQTNIIKGKGIDD, from the coding sequence ATGGACACAAACTTAAAAAAAACTATTACAAACACTCCTGACTCTTTTTTTAAAGATACAAAATCCTGGAAAAAAGAATTTGAGATACTTCGCAAAATTGCATTGGGAAGTAAGTTAGAAGAAGAAATCAAGTGGGGACAACCTTGTTATACACACAATGGACAAAATGTTTTTTTAATCCATGGATTCAAAGAATACTGTGCCATTCTATTTTTTAAAGGAGCCTTACTAAAAGATCCTAAAAACATTCTCATCCAACAAACAAAAAATGTACAAGCTGCAAGACAAATTCGATTCCAAAGCACTTCTGAAATTACAAAATTAAGAACCATTTTAAAATCCTATATCAAAGAAGCCATTCAGTTAGAACTATCTGGTAAAAAATTAGAAAGAAAACCAACTATTGCATTTGAAGTTCCAGAAGAATTTCAAAAAAGATTGGATACTAACCAAAAATTAAAAACCGCGTTTGAGTCTTTAACCCCAGGTCGCCAGAGGGCTTACCTACTCTATTTTGCTTCTGCAAAAAAATCGGAAACAAGAGAACAAAGAATCGATAAACACCAAACTAATATTATCAAAGGGAAGGGAATCGATGATTAG
- a CDS encoding DoxX family protein, which yields MSEKTKKIAYWFFTLWLSLGMVSTAIVQLMKLPEEVEKINQLGYPTYFLTLLGIWKLLGVVAVLIPKFLLLKEWAYAGFFFAMSGAAYSHIVMGHPMTETLPSVLLLALTIISWSLRPKERKLF from the coding sequence ATGTCAGAAAAAACGAAAAAAATTGCATATTGGTTTTTTACCCTATGGTTATCTTTGGGTATGGTATCAACAGCGATTGTACAACTTATGAAGCTTCCCGAAGAAGTAGAAAAGATAAACCAATTGGGTTACCCTACTTATTTTTTGACACTTCTGGGTATTTGGAAACTACTTGGTGTGGTTGCCGTTCTTATACCTAAGTTTTTGTTACTAAAAGAATGGGCTTATGCAGGATTTTTCTTTGCGATGTCTGGAGCAGCCTATTCGCATATAGTTATGGGACACCCAATGACCGAAACCCTTCCCTCAGTGTTATTACTTGCGCTTACGATCATTTCTTGGTCCCTAAGACCAAAAGAACGAAAGTTGTTCTAA
- a CDS encoding ankyrin repeat domain-containing protein — protein MEQNQSYIRTSIFSIIMFFFLHCQSNIQKLVGAMEEPTQFKALINNVSDINMTDDFGQTLLIHATVSNNIEVVSILLDKKIDVKIKDKGSRSALDYSVHYDCLDIFKLILEKNPTIIEDRNFLEGILLNAVELNKADFVETVLNKKNLANIKLNTTGKFLLHTALDHSNQNKDAIKMIIKKGADVNSVESDGKTPIFRLKSDANIDCLKYLIQAGANLNHKDSNDHSVMYYWATIQKFDFIKEILKRGAVPEEGMFVLVITERSYNSTKTKTDYQHSESLKYVPENYGGIVHKQVNTTEKVSDENKIPIMDFVQIHDKELYKKLKSINYK, from the coding sequence ATGGAACAAAATCAATCCTATATAAGAACATCTATCTTTTCCATCATTATGTTCTTTTTTCTCCATTGCCAATCAAACATTCAGAAATTGGTTGGAGCAATGGAAGAACCAACGCAATTCAAAGCTTTAATCAATAATGTCAGCGATATTAACATGACAGACGATTTTGGTCAGACTTTACTGATCCATGCTACTGTAAGCAACAACATCGAGGTAGTTTCCATATTATTAGACAAAAAAATAGACGTTAAAATCAAAGATAAAGGTTCAAGAAGCGCACTTGACTATTCTGTCCATTATGACTGCTTAGATATTTTCAAATTAATCCTAGAAAAAAATCCAACTATAATAGAAGATAGAAATTTTTTAGAAGGTATCCTCTTAAATGCTGTCGAATTAAACAAAGCAGATTTTGTTGAAACAGTTTTAAATAAAAAAAATTTAGCAAATATAAAATTGAATACAACAGGTAAATTTTTGCTACACACCGCCCTCGATCACTCAAACCAAAACAAAGACGCCATCAAAATGATAATCAAAAAGGGTGCTGATGTTAATAGTGTTGAATCTGATGGTAAAACACCAATTTTTCGCCTTAAATCCGACGCAAATATTGATTGTTTAAAGTATTTAATTCAAGCTGGTGCTAATTTGAATCATAAAGACAGTAATGACCACAGTGTGATGTATTACTGGGCTACAATTCAGAAATTTGATTTTATAAAAGAAATCTTAAAACGAGGTGCTGTTCCAGAAGAAGGTATGTTTGTTCTCGTGATCACTGAACGAAGTTATAATAGCACAAAAACAAAAACTGACTACCAACATTCAGAATCCTTAAAATACGTTCCCGAAAATTATGGAGGTATAGTCCATAAACAAGTAAATACAACTGAAAAAGTATCAGATGAAAATAAAATACCTATTATGGATTTCGTGCAAATACATGATAAAGAATTGTATAAAAAATTGAAATCAATCAATTACAAATAA
- the pnuC gene encoding nicotinamide riboside transporter PnuC, whose protein sequence is MDTVAHFISLDYTLFVCFGYPLSVLEFFGTSSGLVCVYLASRNHILTWPIGIFNSICFFFLFFQIQLYSDMLLQIYFFGSSIYGWWVWRKKSGYFLKIHSMGWKKNTILFSTILVSTYLLGEFTFYLPSLLPNIFKMPPSYPYWDAFTTTASIVANFLLARRILQSWFLWVAVDVVCIGLYSLKEIPFVTAEYVVFLLIAFYGCYHWYKEYMDQNYL, encoded by the coding sequence ATGGATACAGTCGCACACTTTATTTCCTTAGACTATACACTATTTGTTTGTTTTGGATATCCATTATCGGTACTCGAATTTTTTGGAACAAGCTCTGGACTCGTTTGTGTATATTTGGCCTCACGAAATCATATCCTCACTTGGCCCATCGGGATATTCAATTCCATCTGTTTTTTCTTTTTGTTCTTTCAGATCCAATTGTATTCGGATATGTTGTTACAAATTTATTTTTTTGGATCTAGTATCTATGGATGGTGGGTTTGGCGTAAAAAGTCAGGATATTTTTTGAAGATTCATTCAATGGGCTGGAAAAAAAATACAATATTGTTTTCTACCATATTAGTATCTACTTATCTATTGGGGGAATTCACTTTTTATTTACCTAGTTTACTCCCCAATATTTTTAAGATGCCACCAAGTTACCCATACTGGGATGCATTCACTACTACTGCAAGCATCGTGGCAAATTTTCTTTTGGCGAGACGGATACTACAATCTTGGTTTTTGTGGGTGGCAGTAGACGTGGTTTGCATTGGTTTGTATTCTCTAAAAGAGATTCCCTTTGTTACTGCAGAGTACGTTGTATTTTTACTCATTGCCTTTTATGGTTGTTACCATTGGTACAAAGAATATATGGATCAGAATTATTTGTAA
- a CDS encoding class I SAM-dependent methyltransferase: MKSFLNKKNFGLGKNGKEFDGSYWSDIYGNGLDVDGSYNAKQHAEYLKALFQLMEIPVYKMADFGFGKAILLREMVKTFSPVKVYAVDASKEAYEDLKKKDWVKRSDKFHLYHESLETLKLPKLEKEPVELGICNSVIQYLPDGMIPGVLEKMAKYCNYLYFTVPTNEDYVVMKEEMSFTDPYAFSRSKKKYRKWISRDFEIVGYNLLQSKWLGEKGFKEDFFRI; encoded by the coding sequence ATGAAGAGTTTTTTGAACAAAAAAAACTTTGGTCTAGGTAAAAATGGCAAAGAGTTCGACGGGTCGTATTGGTCAGATATTTACGGAAATGGACTGGATGTAGATGGATCTTATAATGCCAAACAACACGCGGAATATTTAAAAGCTCTCTTTCAATTGATGGAAATCCCTGTTTATAAAATGGCAGATTTCGGATTTGGGAAGGCGATCCTTCTCCGAGAGATGGTTAAGACCTTCTCGCCGGTAAAAGTGTATGCTGTGGATGCATCCAAAGAAGCTTATGAAGATCTAAAGAAAAAAGACTGGGTAAAACGTTCTGATAAATTTCATCTCTATCATGAATCCTTAGAAACTCTAAAACTTCCCAAACTAGAAAAAGAACCTGTGGAACTAGGGATTTGTAATTCTGTGATCCAATACCTTCCCGATGGAATGATTCCTGGCGTTTTGGAAAAAATGGCAAAATATTGTAATTATTTGTATTTTACTGTGCCAACAAACGAAGACTATGTGGTGATGAAAGAAGAGATGTCTTTTACTGATCCTTACGCTTTTTCAAGATCCAAAAAAAAATACAGAAAATGGATTTCTCGAGACTTTGAAATTGTAGGATATAATCTTTTACAAAGTAAATGGCTTGGAGAAAAAGGTTTTAAGGAAGATTTTTTTCGCATTTAG